The Pirellulimonas nuda genome includes a region encoding these proteins:
- a CDS encoding autotransporter-associated beta strand repeat-containing protein, whose protein sequence is MASLGVLLAALGWGVPAAAQLVANSLAELRSYGLSVNNSTITLSATGGDPHPVTGVVTPGQYWINGNHIANPTNSMPTFMELSGTGNTYNLSGATINLDTRKLDGFGRALGHDSGIEVVKISGTGNTVNGLNLTGYDLALDTAPNAQRYADWAAVYVQMTGDNNSVNGANVLTRGSYPYGYGDVFGKGARVDPQGSPADEGGLPWIAHRKTSAFQVIDATNAVIDDMHLEVKAYGHGFFVQGTSTNTTLTNSTVTGELFSSNDVINLPLYQEYGFTSHGNELPPDIMISGAEDGVRMYTGPVGLTVDNVVVTNMRTGFSTALGKGTMTLNNVEAYGTENAFNLTSNTTITNAKGDIANGPLIYIPYDNVSNSTVDIELVGDVPQGVDWAVAYLNGNNLDVAISSDLPAGALPADSMVRLGQKFYNNWRDSNHPTGPDDGAADYINSEFHNNTNQLLVLGEDVTGNTGSSNGGVITNGKNNYYDGISLVPTGKRTVLVHTAGLGNNGTAANGSLSLETNASVVQGGGTLELSPGIQVNNEKLTITGDGVDGKGALYSDGQAGSGTRFGSSSNSNESTIFLDGDASIGVGVAGNQVLVGRIQGAGDLTKRGPGKLSIEKSSTFLGDLIVAEGEVAARSGVAVAGLRVMSGARFTQIQSNAVNTSQGVLIDGVLDLTNTAGTGVFSGAVGALSGTGIVEASSTTALGPHPLTINPQSGSADFSGAIRTNINLAKTGAGTQVLTGLNTYTGATTVNAGVLLVNGAHTGGGAYTVNSGGTLGGDGAIAASVVVKSGGRLAPGASSGSLQIASLNLESGSTLEIELGGVQSDLLTGGNIALGGNLAVSLIDSNGQGFVPYASDLFTVVSATALSGAFANVASGGRIETLGGEGSFLAAYDASLDAVQLSGFVPSGLSGDYNEDGVVDAADYTRWRDALGQTGLVPWSGADGTGDGQITADDYAVWKNNFGAVASAPVAAASVPEPGACLMLIAVVAAWGTGVRRRETFRVVARGG, encoded by the coding sequence ATGGCTTCGCTGGGCGTCTTGCTGGCCGCACTCGGTTGGGGCGTGCCCGCTGCTGCGCAGTTGGTTGCCAACAGCTTGGCGGAGCTGCGGAGCTATGGGTTGTCCGTAAACAACTCCACCATCACGCTCAGCGCGACCGGCGGCGACCCCCACCCGGTGACCGGCGTCGTCACGCCCGGTCAGTACTGGATCAATGGCAACCACATCGCCAACCCGACCAACTCCATGCCGACCTTCATGGAGCTCAGCGGGACGGGCAACACCTACAATCTGTCGGGCGCGACCATCAACCTCGACACCCGCAAGCTCGACGGCTTCGGACGGGCGCTGGGCCACGACAGTGGCATCGAGGTTGTCAAGATCAGCGGTACGGGCAACACGGTCAATGGCCTGAACCTGACCGGCTACGACCTAGCCCTGGACACCGCCCCTAATGCACAGCGCTACGCCGACTGGGCAGCGGTGTATGTTCAGATGACCGGCGATAACAATTCGGTAAACGGAGCTAATGTCCTGACGCGCGGTTCGTATCCTTACGGCTACGGCGATGTATTCGGAAAAGGGGCGCGCGTCGACCCCCAAGGATCGCCCGCCGACGAGGGCGGGTTGCCTTGGATCGCCCACAGAAAGACGTCTGCCTTTCAGGTGATTGACGCCACCAACGCGGTCATTGACGACATGCACCTGGAGGTCAAAGCCTACGGTCACGGCTTCTTTGTTCAAGGAACTTCGACCAACACGACGCTGACCAACAGCACCGTTACGGGCGAGCTGTTCTCCAGCAACGACGTGATTAATCTGCCGCTCTACCAGGAGTACGGCTTCACCTCGCACGGCAACGAGCTCCCCCCCGACATCATGATCTCGGGGGCGGAAGACGGCGTGCGGATGTACACCGGACCCGTCGGTCTGACCGTCGATAACGTTGTCGTCACCAACATGCGCACCGGGTTCTCGACGGCGCTGGGCAAAGGGACCATGACGCTCAACAACGTCGAGGCCTATGGCACCGAGAATGCCTTCAATCTGACGTCCAACACCACTATCACCAATGCCAAGGGTGATATCGCCAACGGCCCGCTGATTTATATCCCCTACGACAACGTTTCGAATTCGACTGTCGATATCGAATTGGTGGGGGATGTTCCGCAAGGTGTGGACTGGGCCGTGGCCTACCTCAATGGCAACAACCTCGATGTTGCGATTTCCAGCGACCTCCCGGCGGGTGCGTTGCCGGCTGATTCAATGGTTCGTCTGGGGCAGAAGTTCTACAACAACTGGCGCGACTCCAATCATCCGACCGGCCCTGACGATGGCGCCGCCGACTACATTAACTCAGAGTTCCACAACAACACCAACCAGTTGCTCGTTCTGGGCGAGGACGTCACCGGGAACACAGGTAGTTCCAATGGCGGCGTGATCACGAACGGTAAGAACAACTACTACGACGGGATCTCCTTGGTGCCGACCGGTAAGCGTACGGTGCTTGTGCACACGGCGGGGCTTGGCAACAACGGCACGGCGGCCAACGGCAGCTTGAGCTTGGAGACGAACGCCTCGGTCGTGCAGGGCGGCGGCACGCTGGAACTCAGCCCGGGGATCCAGGTCAACAACGAGAAGCTCACGATCACGGGGGACGGCGTCGACGGCAAGGGCGCGCTGTACTCCGACGGCCAGGCCGGGTCCGGCACACGATTCGGCAGTTCCAGCAACAGCAATGAGAGCACGATCTTCTTGGACGGCGACGCCTCGATCGGGGTCGGGGTGGCCGGGAACCAGGTGCTGGTGGGCCGCATCCAGGGGGCTGGCGATCTGACGAAGCGGGGCCCGGGCAAGCTGTCGATCGAGAAGTCGAGCACGTTCCTTGGCGACCTGATCGTCGCGGAGGGAGAAGTAGCCGCCCGCTCGGGCGTAGCGGTGGCCGGCCTGAGGGTGATGAGCGGCGCCCGCTTCACGCAGATCCAGTCCAACGCGGTTAACACCAGCCAAGGGGTGCTCATCGACGGCGTGCTGGACCTAACCAACACCGCCGGCACGGGGGTGTTTTCGGGCGCGGTAGGGGCTCTCTCCGGCACGGGCATCGTCGAGGCCAGCAGCACCACCGCCCTTGGGCCTCACCCGCTGACGATCAACCCGCAGTCAGGATCGGCCGATTTCTCGGGCGCCATCCGCACGAACATCAACCTCGCCAAGACGGGCGCCGGCACACAGGTATTGACTGGCTTGAACACCTACACGGGCGCGACGACGGTTAATGCGGGCGTGCTGCTGGTCAACGGCGCGCACACGGGCGGCGGCGCTTATACCGTCAACAGCGGGGGGACCCTCGGTGGCGACGGCGCCATCGCAGCGTCGGTTGTCGTGAAGTCCGGGGGCCGGCTGGCGCCCGGCGCCAGCTCGGGTTCGTTGCAGATCGCCTCGCTGAACCTAGAGTCGGGCTCTACCCTGGAGATCGAGCTAGGGGGCGTGCAATCCGACCTGCTGACGGGGGGCAACATCGCGCTCGGCGGCAACCTCGCCGTTTCGTTGATCGACTCCAACGGCCAAGGGTTCGTCCCCTACGCCAGCGACTTGTTCACGGTTGTCTCGGCGACGGCGTTATCGGGGGCGTTCGCCAACGTGGCCAGCGGCGGCCGGATCGAGACGCTTGGTGGCGAAGGATCGTTCCTCGCTGCGTACGACGCGTCGCTCGACGCGGTGCAGCTTTCGGGGTTCGTGCCCTCGGGGCTGTCGGGCGACTACAACGAAGACGGCGTGGTGGACGCGGCCGACTACACGCGTTGGCGGGACGCGCTCGGGCAGACGGGGCTGGTCCCCTGGAGCGGCGCGGACGGCACCGGGGACGGCCAGATCACGGCGGACGACTACGCCGTGTGGAAGAACAACTTCGGCGCGGTCGCCTCGGCCCCCGTCGCGGCCGCGAGCGTGCCAGAGCCGGGAGCCTGCCTGATGCTGATCGCCGTGGTGGCGGCCTGGGGAACGGGCGTCAGGCGGCGGGAAACGTTTCGAGTAGTGGCACGGGGTGGCTGA
- a CDS encoding PEP-CTERM sorting domain-containing protein has protein sequence MNVSFQPLFTMRGLVAALAAVALATSTAGYTQAALWSGAGDGVSYEDPLNWDVVEAFPGSTRDIASPATVVRAADVTVNRTFVSGGAVLNVTGGTQSDGQSGNTIRNFVGNGSVGTVNMSGGAYGIGHVLAIAHSNNSDGVFSVTGGDLSVFRGGNSLVGGYGGIFAQGHSISIGGNSTGSNVTGLFEISGGSLVTRTGVAVANNGVFSVVGSATNQIRLGGSNDDAGWFAVSSNGTLKAAVDSSITPIFVEAQTNTSPINPGVEFQLGALLDLSFVGAPTPGTWTLLELEGQDIVDGGLALSGTTASGWSFAVDNNGDNGLLTATYTAVPEPASLALMVLGGLFALQLRRKA, from the coding sequence ATGAATGTATCCTTTCAACCTCTCTTCACGATGCGTGGCTTGGTCGCGGCACTAGCGGCCGTAGCTCTCGCCACGTCCACGGCCGGCTATACCCAGGCGGCCCTATGGAGCGGCGCAGGGGACGGCGTGAGTTACGAGGACCCCCTCAACTGGGACGTCGTTGAAGCGTTCCCCGGCAGCACTCGAGATATTGCCTCTCCCGCAACGGTTGTGCGCGCCGCGGACGTAACCGTGAATCGTACCTTCGTCAGCGGTGGCGCTGTACTTAATGTGACAGGGGGCACACAGTCCGACGGCCAGTCAGGCAACACGATTCGGAACTTTGTCGGCAACGGCTCTGTCGGCACGGTCAACATGTCTGGCGGTGCCTACGGGATCGGTCACGTGCTTGCTATCGCCCACTCCAACAACAGCGATGGCGTCTTCAGTGTCACCGGCGGGGACTTGAGCGTCTTCCGAGGCGGTAATTCGCTGGTCGGTGGGTATGGTGGGATCTTTGCCCAAGGGCATTCGATTTCAATCGGTGGAAATAGCACCGGCAGCAACGTGACGGGCCTGTTTGAAATCTCGGGCGGCTCGCTGGTCACCCGCACCGGCGTTGCGGTGGCCAATAATGGCGTCTTCAGCGTCGTGGGTTCTGCCACCAACCAAATCAGACTGGGCGGCTCCAATGACGATGCTGGCTGGTTTGCCGTGAGTAGCAATGGCACGCTCAAGGCCGCTGTGGATTCGTCCATCACCCCGATTTTTGTCGAAGCACAAACCAATACTTCCCCCATCAACCCAGGCGTAGAATTTCAGCTCGGCGCGCTGCTCGACCTGAGCTTCGTCGGCGCCCCGACGCCTGGGACGTGGACGCTCCTCGAGTTGGAGGGGCAAGACATTGTGGACGGCGGCTTGGCCCTCTCGGGAACGACCGCCAGCGGTTGGAGCTTCGCCGTCGACAACAACGGCGACAACGGCCTGCTGACCGCGACCTACACCGCGGTGCCAGAGCCCGCATCGTTGGCGCTCATGGTGCTCGGCGGCCTGTTTGCCCTCCAACTCCGTCGCAAGGCCTAG